One Romboutsia sp. 13368 genomic window carries:
- a CDS encoding MATE family efflux transporter yields MKDNQQILGTEPVGKLLLKYSLPAIIGMIVNGLYNVVDRIFIGNIPGVGPLAITGLGVTMPIMTVILAFGMLVGVGATTNISIKLGQGKREEAENIIGNAISLSVIIGLIISVLGLTFGNQILNMFGASEGSLPYAKAYINIILLGSVFNLLGFVFNNAIRGDGNPKLSATIMVTGCLTNIVLDALFIFVFNMGIQGAALATIISQFITAAWGLSYYJXGKSNLKFRTSSLKLNKTLVGAIFAIGCAPFAMQIAASCVQIICNNSLRTYGGDLAIGAMATINSIIMMVGMPIVGISQGAQPIIGFNYGAKKYDRAHKTLKIAITAATIGLLCGWMVVQLAPEPIVSMFNSDENLVSISIDGIRKYLSMMPLIGVSMIGSNYFQAIGKAKHAMVLSLLRQVILLVPMMAILPKIFGLDGIWFAQPIADAISFTVTAVLLVREIKSHKVKANDELEVNNLSMEM; encoded by the coding sequence ATGAAAGATAATCAACAAATTTTAGGTACAGAACCAGTAGGAAAATTACTATTAAAATATTCTCTTCCAGCTATTATCGGTATGATAGTAAATGGACTATACAATGTAGTAGATAGAATATTTATTGGAAATATTCCAGGGGTTGGACCACTTGCTATAACAGGATTAGGTGTTACTATGCCTATTATGACCGTAATATTAGCATTTGGTATGTTAGTTGGGGTTGGAGCTACAACTAATATATCTATAAAGTTAGGTCAAGGAAAAAGAGAAGAAGCAGAAAACATAATAGGAAATGCTATTTCACTATCAGTAATAATAGGKTTAATAATTAGTGTTTTAGGGTTAACATTTGGAAATCAAATATTAAACATGTTTGGGGCTAGTGAAGGTAGTTTACCTTATGCAAAAGCATATATAAATATAATATTATTAGGTAGTGTATTTAACTTATTAGGATTTGTTTTTAATAATGCTATAAGAGGAGACGGTAATCCTAAGCTTTCTGCAACAATAATGGTTACTGGATGCCTTACAAATATTGTTTTAGATGCATTATTTATATTTGTATTTAATATGGGAATACAAGGAGCAGCTCTTGCAACTATTATATCTCAATTTATAACTGCAGCTTGGGGATTATCTTATTATWTAAGWGGAAAATCTAATTTAAAGTTTAGAACTTCTAGTTTAAAGTTAAATAAAACTTTAGTAGGTGCAATATTTGCAATAGGATGTGCTCCATTTGCAATGCAAATAGCAGCAAGTTGTGTTCAAATAATATGTAATAATTCACTTAGAACATATGGAGGAGATTTAGCTATAGGGGCTATGGCTACTATAAACTCTATAATAATGATGGTAGGTATGCCAATAGTTGGTATAAGTCAAGGTGCTCAACCTATAATAGGATTTAACTATGGTGCAAAAAAATATGACAGAGCTCATAAGACTTTAAAAATAGCTATAACAGCTGCAACAATAGGATTATTATGTGGATGGATGGTAGTTCAATTAGCACCAGAACCAATAGTAAGTATGTTTAATAGTGATGAAAATCTTGTAAGTATATCAATTGATGGAATTAGAAAATACTTAAGTATGATGCCATTAATAGGAGTATCTATGATAGGCTCAAATTACTTCCAAGCAATTGGTAAAGCTAAACATGCTATGGTTTTAAGTTTACTTAGACAGGTAATTTTATTAGTTCCTATGATGGCGATATTACCGAAAATATTTGGATTAGATGGTATTTGGTTTGCTCAACCAATAGCAGATGCTATATCATTTACAGTAACGGCAGTATTATTAGTTAGAGAAATTAAGTCACATAAAGTTAAAGCTAATGATGAGTTAGAAGTAAATAATTTATCAATGGAAATGTAA
- a CDS encoding MarR family winged helix-turn-helix transcriptional regulator, whose translation MNNDKEPIGKYISLIYRKGNCFITKEVSKFGIGSGQIMFLIQLYKKDGISQEELSENLHIDKGTTCRAIKKLEEEXFLIRVKDENDKRAYKLYLTEKSKEIESNIKNILYEWETHISKGLSKEETEILFSMLKKICINQNI comes from the coding sequence ATGAATAACGATAAAGAACCTATTGGAAAATATATATCTTTAATATATAGAAAAGGAAATTGTTTTATAACTAAAGAAGTTTCTAAATTTGGAATAGGTTCAGGACAAATAATGTTTTTGATACAACTATATAAAAAAGATGGTATTAGTCAAGAAGAGCTATCTGAGAATTTACATATAGATAAGGGAACTACTTGTAGAGCTATAAAAAAGCTTGAAGAAGAAGRTTTCTTAATTAGAGTTAAAGATGAAAATGATAAAAGAGCTTATAAATTGTACTTAACTGAAAAATCAAAAGAAATAGAATCAAATATAAAAAATATATTATATGAATGGGAAACACATATATCAAAAGGACTTTCAAAGGAAGAAACTGAGATTTTATTTAGTATGTTAAAAAAAATATGCATAAATCAAAATATTTAA
- a CDS encoding (2Fe-2S)-binding protein, with the protein MDKDKKVCFCFNVTVGDIAKAIEDGADSLGAVQIATKAGAGCGRCSSNVEKVTLELLNEQK; encoded by the coding sequence ATGGATAAAGATAAAAAAGTATGTTTCTGCTTTAATGTAACAGTAGGGGATATAGCAAAAGCTATAGAAGATGGCGCTGATTCTTTAGGTGCAGTTCAAATAGCAACAAAAGCTGGAGCTGGATGTGGAAGATGTAGCTCAAATGTAGAAAAGGTAACTTTAGAGTTATTAAACGAACAAAAATAA
- a CDS encoding DUF1700 domain-containing protein, whose translation MKKEDFLEILRDYLKKGFSEDEVRDILRDYEEYFIDGIIEGKSEMEIIEGLGSPKEIANELLAESNIKNENKIKGKAERFFIGAKGRFKSELNKFKVNLNDINHVKSRKKIKLLQILITIILAPFILGILVSTIGAGIVLIGSLIALVVGTPFAISLANVMPELKMIIIFGFIAYIGFEILIWQLFIAVVSLEKKAFRRYKTWLETNQLYIDASKKKEKKKK comes from the coding sequence TTGAAAAAAGAAGACTTTTTAGAAATATTAAGAGATTATCTTAAGAAAGGTTTTTCTGAAGATGAAGTTAGAGATATATTAAGAGACTATGAAGAATATTTCATAGATGGAATAATAGAAGGTAAAAGTGAAATGGAGATAATAGAAGGTTTAGGATCTCCAAAGGAAATAGCAAATGAGCTTTTAGCTGAAAGTAATATAAAAAATGAAAATAAAATTAAAGGTAAAGCAGAAAGATTTTTTATAGGAGCAAAAGGAAGATTTAAGTCAGAATTAAATAAATTTAAAGTAAATTTAAACGATATTAACCATGTAAAATCAAGAAAGAAAATAAAGTTATTACAAATATTAATTACTATAATATTAGCACCATTTATATTAGGAATATTAGTTTCAACTATAGGGGCAGGTATAGTACTTATAGGTTCATTAATAGCATTAGTTGTAGGAACACCTTTTGCAATTAGTTTAGCAAATGTAATGCCAGAACTTAAAATGATAATTATATTTGGGTTTATTGCTTATATAGGATTTGAAATACTAATATGGCAATTATTCATTGCTGTTGTTTCACTAGAAAAGAAAGCATTTAGAAGATATAAAACATGGCTTGAAACAAATCAATTATATATAGATGCAAGCAAAAAGAAAGAAAAAAAGAAAAAGTAG
- a CDS encoding PadR family transcriptional regulator: MNTQFRKGVLEICVLTLISKKDMYGYEIVQNISKVIEVNEGTIYPILRRLTKEGYFETYILESNEGPARKYYKITQDGIENLERLKKEWNDFVYAVNIFLND; encoded by the coding sequence ATGAATACTCAATTTAGAAAAGGCGTACTTGAAATTTGTGTCCTTACATTAATATCTAAAAAAGATATGTATGGATATGAAATAGTTCAAAATATATCAAAAGTAATTGAAGTAAATGAAGGAACAATATATCCAATACTTAGGAGACTKACWAAGGAAGGATATTTTGAAACATACATACTTGAATCAAATGAAGGTCCAGCACGAAAGTATTATAAAATAACTCAAGATGGAATTGAAAATTTAGAGAGACTTAAAAAAGAATGGAATGATTTTGTATACGCAGTAAACATATTTTTAAATGATTAA